From the genome of Candidatus Hydrogenedentota bacterium:
GCCCGGTGGTGTGAGAGGGGGAGAGGGGCAACCCCCCCCCCTACTCGATTTTCTCGCCGTCAGGCCGCCATGACGGGATTCGACAGGCAGCCGATGCGACCGATTTCGACACTCACCCGATCGCCGGGACGCAGGGTCAATTTCGGCGCGCGCGCCCAGCCGACGCCTTCGGGCGTGCCGGTCATGATGACCGTTCCGGGGAGCAGCGTGGTGTCCTGCGAGAGAAAACTGATCAGCGCGGGGACGTCGAAGATCATTTTGTCCGTTGTGCTTTTCTGGACTTCGCGCCCGTTGACTGTCGTGCGAATTGAGAGACCGGACGGATCGGGAATTTCATCGGCCGTGACCAGCACCGGCCCCATGGGCGCGAACGTGTCGAAACTCTTGCCCCGGCACCACTGCGAACCGCCCTTGTGCTGTTGCCACACGCGCGCCGACACATCGTGGCCGATGGTGTAGCCGAGCACATACGACAGGGCCGCGTTGCGGGGCACGTTCAATGCCGCCTTCTTCAGCACGACGACCAATTCGCCCTCATAATCCACCTCATCCCCGCAGACCCGCGGCAGGCGAATGGGCGCCTCATGGCCAATGGCGGCGTTGGGATTCTTCATGAAAAGAATAGGAAATTCCGGCGGCGGCGCGCCCCCCTCGGCGGCATGCTCCGCGTAATTGCGCCCGATGCAAAGGATCGCACGCGGTTCGATGGGCGGCAGCCATCGTTTGGGTTCGACCATTTCCCGCGTAGCGACAAGGCCGCCCGTCATGGGATTGCCTTCGGCGCGCGCGAGGCGTCCGTCGGTTTGCTGCACCGCATAAACAGCGGAGCCGTCGAACAATTCTATGTGCGCTATTCGCATGATCGAACCTCCTTGTGAGGAAAAGGCCGCGCACACGGCGCGGCCTTTTTTCAGCCAATTTTCCGGAACTTTGGATCGCGTTTCAAAAGTTCGCGGGATAGACCGACCCATCTGTTTATTGCGTGTTTTCCACGCTATTATGAACGACAGGCTGGACAACCTGTCCTACATCAAGCGCTCAAACGATTTATAAAACACGCTCTTAGAAATCGAGACAGGCCAGCGTCGCGTTCAGCGTGTCCTCGTAATTCTTCGTCGAATGTCCGCATTCGAGGGCGACAAAATCCTTGTAGCCCGTTTCCGCGATTTTCCGGAAAATGATCTTGTAGTTGAGTTCGCCCGTGCCGGGTTCCTTGCGTCCGGGATTGTCGGCCACGTGGAAATGCCCGATGTTGGCGATGTTCTCCGTGAAATTGCGAATGACGTTGCCCTCCGTGATTTGCTGGTGGTAGATGTCGAACAGCATTTTCACGTTCGGACTGTTCACTTCCTTCAGGATCGCCATCGTCTGGTCCGTACGCGTGAGGAAGTAGCCCTTGTGGTCCACGAGCGGATTGAGCGCCTCGCAGCACAACAGGACATCATTGTCCTCGGCGATCGGCGCGAGGCGTTTCAGGCACTTGATGACGTTTTCGGTCTGTTCCTCGACGGAAACGTCGGTGCGGGTGTTTCCGCTCAGACCGACGAGATGCCTGCACTTGGCCTTCTTCGCGAACGCCACGCGTTCCTTGAAATGTTTGACCACCTCGTCGTGGTCTTCCTTCTTGACCATCGTGCCCGGCCCGATGCGGCCGCAACCGCCGGTACAACTCAGCTCCATGCCGCATTCTTCCGCCGCGGCGCGCAGCGCATCGGCATCGCCGCCGGCGCCGAGCCACTCGTATGCCGGCAAGCCCCACTGGGCCGCCGCCTTGATCTTTTCCGGGGGATTGGCGCCGGGAAACCAGTCCAGCGGCGCCGACATGCGCAGTTTCGCCTTCGCGAAGGGCTTGTCGCCCGGAACGGCCCCGATCGCCGCCATGGACTTGAAAAATGCGGCCGCGCCCGCGGTCGCTCCGCACGCCGTCATAAAGTTGCGTCTATTCATATCAAAGCCTCCTTGTTGCTTTCCGCGCTCATGCCATTCCGCCCGGGGCCGGCACCGGACCCAGCGGATAGGGTTTCGAGAAATCGAGTACCTCCGGCACCAGTTTCAGGTCGGTTTTCAATGCCTTTCCCCACACCTGAACCTGGCCCGTGTACGCCGACATACGGCCCATGATCGCTGTCATGGTGGACTCGGCGACCTGCACGCCCTCGTTCAGATACGGCCCTTCGCCCGTTATGCTCTTCACGAGATCGATGTGTTCCTGAATATACGGATTCTCGCCGCCTTCGGGTTTCCAGTCGCCGATGCTCGTGCAATTGCTGCGGCCTTTCGTGCCGACCACATCCTCGAAAACGCCGTCCGCGCACTTCTGCCAATGGCGGCTGAAACTCGTCATGTGGACGCCGTTCTCGTATTCGAAATCGCAGTCGAAATGATCATAAATGTCGCCATACTTTTCTTCCTTTGGTTTCCACGTGCGCCCGCCGGATGCGAATACGCGGATCGGATGGGCGTTCATGACCCAGTTGCAAATGTCGAGGTTGTGCACATGCTGCTCGACGATGTTGTCGCCGGCCACCCAGCATTGTCCGTACCAGTTGCGAATGCGGTATTCAAGGTCGCTCCAGCCCGGCTTGCGATCGTACGCAAACGGCAATCCCCCGCACCAGTATGCGCGCAAGGCCAACACGTCGCCGATCGCGCCGTCGTGGATGCGCTTGATCGTCTCGATGTACTCCTTCTGATGCCGGCGTTGCGTGCCCGCGACAATGGACAGTTTCAGTTCCGCGGCCTTTTCCGCCGCCGCCAATACGACGCGGATGCCATCCGGATCCACCGCAACCGGTTTCTCGGTGAAAATGTGTTTCTTGGCCTCTACGGCCGCCGCAATGTGTTTCGGACGGCAGTAGGGCAGCGTGCCTTCGATCAGAATGTCTATGTCCGTTTTCAGGATTTTTTCGTAGGCGTCGAATCCGATGAAACACAGGTCGTCCTTGACTTGGCAACGGTTCTTGACTTCCGGATTTTTGTGTTCGGAGATTTGCCGCCGCGAGTGTTTCAGGCGATCCTCGAAGAGATCCGCCATCGCAATCAATTTGACGTTGTTCTTCCCTTCCAGCATGTTGATTGCGGCGCCCGTGCCTCGGTTGCCGCATCCGAGCAGGCCGACCTTCAGCGTGTCGCGGTTGCTCTTGTCCTTGGCGGCCTGCGCCGTGCCTGACAAAATCGCGAAGCCCGCCGCCGCGGACACCTTTGCGAAATCCCTGCGCGTCAATCCCGGGTTGTGTTCGTTTCCCATCACTGCTCTCCTTACGCCATGTTTGGCCCATGTTTAGCGCCTGCCGTTCCCACTGAAACAGCGCATGCCAGCATACCATAGATCCGGCGTAATGCCAAAAAACGCGCCGGAGCAGACAGGTAAACGAAGACTCAGAAACCGTCGAAAGGCCGGTCGTAACGCCCGAAAATCCGTGCGCTGTCGGGAGTCATGGGGAACCGTTCCGCCGGGTATCGAAGAAATTCCACATGCCCGTCCATGTACAACACGTTGCCGCCGCCGGGAACGTGTGAAAAATCGGCCGTGCTTGTGCTGATGTGGTCCCACATGACCGGTATGACGCTGGCCGCCTCGGCGGTCGCCGCTGGATGGTTGATGTCCGTTATGAAGAAGCGTTCGATGCCCTGGCGAAGCCTGTACATCGTGTTGCCGCCGCCGCCCTGCGTGCCGGCATGGGCTAGCGACACCGTAAAATCCTCGTCGCTTGCGCGTCCGGGCGCGCCGGAGCCGGCGTTGGCGGCCGCCAATTCGCCCCAAGGCGTATCCTGGTATTCGGCTTCTTCCCAGCGTCCTCCCGGTCCGCTGCCTTCCTGGCCCCGTTTCGCCGCGCCGAGGATATTCACATCGTCGGTCAGCGCCCAACCTGTGTAGTCGTATGGCTCCTTTACGACTTCGCAGGGTGCGATAATGCCGTCGCCGTTGCCTTTCGAGCGGTCGTAACGGGCCATCGGATCCGTCTGCGCGCCCCACGACGGGCACCAGACGACATTGACGTCCGCCAGGTATTCAGGAATTACCGCGATTCCGTTGAAAATCATCGTCGCGGACAGGCTGCCGTCGCAGTTGAAGACTTTTCGCGGCGGAAATTTTTGCGCCCGGTTTTCGTTGGCGTACATGGCGAATACGACGCCCATCTGCTTAAGGTTGTTCGCGCAACTCGCGCGCCGCGCCGACTCGCGCGCCCGCGACAGCGCCGGCAGCAGTATCGCCGCCAGGATGCCTATGATGGCTATCACGACCAGTAATTCGATGAGGGTAAATCCTGTCTTGCGTGTGTTCATTTTCCATTTTCCTTTTTTGTTGTCGCCGTTTTTCCAAAAAACTAAGAGGACACGTCCACGCCGGTTCATGCCTGGAACCGGCGCCGGACGTGTCCTCACTTTTCGACCTTCGATTCGAACCGTAGAACACGCTTCAATTGCGAATTTTATGTGTGGTTCGCCAGCACCTCCGTCAGTTTATGGCGCAATGCCGCCAGTTGCTTCGACTTGAAGTTGCGCCGCGTGTCGTCCAGCACGGAAATCGTGTCGAGGAGGGTGGAACGGAGGAGTTGACGGCAGGCGCAGTCGGGATTGCGGCAAGGCCGGCCGGGCTTTTGCCCGGTGGTTTCCACGCTGGCCTCGGCCAGTATCCGCGCGCAGTGGGCCGTGATGCGCCGCAGATCGTCGGCGGTCCGGCACAGCGTGCTGTCGGTTTCCATTTCCAGAAGGGCGCGGTTCATCGTTTTCTTGCTTCCAACCGAATTTCGTTGCATGTCCCCGGATTGGCGTCCCGGGCAAACCATGTTCCCGCCAGAGGACAAGCCGGAGTCTTTTTTCCCCGGGAGGCTGTTTCATTCCCCTCCGGCGCGGCCAGCGGACATTGCGCCATACGATCGAACAAGGCAAGCATTTTCCCGATAATGTCGGCGGGAATCGCGTGTTCCATTCGGCATGCCGCCGCCGCGGCCTTCACGCGGGGTATGCCCAGGCGATTTTCCAGGAAATCGCGGAGGGCGTTGTGGCGCCCCAGAATTTGACGTCCGAGGCGGCGCCCTTCGGACGTGAGCATGATCGTCCCATAGGGTTCGTAGTCAATCAGACCACGCCGCGCCAGCGCCCGCAAGGCTCCTGTCACGGAGGCCGTCGAAACGCCCCGCTCGGAGGCAATGTCGCGCGATCGCACGCTGTCGCGTTCCTGCTGAACGTGGACGATCGTTTCGAGGTAATCTTCCAAA
Proteins encoded in this window:
- a CDS encoding DUF1559 domain-containing protein; the encoded protein is MNTRKTGFTLIELLVVIAIIGILAAILLPALSRARESARRASCANNLKQMGVVFAMYANENRAQKFPPRKVFNCDGSLSATMIFNGIAVIPEYLADVNVVWCPSWGAQTDPMARYDRSKGNGDGIIAPCEVVKEPYDYTGWALTDDVNILGAAKRGQEGSGPGGRWEEAEYQDTPWGELAAANAGSGAPGRASDEDFTVSLAHAGTQGGGGNTMYRLRQGIERFFITDINHPAATAEAASVIPVMWDHISTSTADFSHVPGGGNVLYMDGHVEFLRYPAERFPMTPDSARIFGRYDRPFDGF
- a CDS encoding metal-dependent transcriptional regulator; translation: MPDITLSESLEDYLETIVHVQQERDSVRSRDIASERGVSTASVTGALRALARRGLIDYEPYGTIMLTSEGRRLGRQILGRHNALRDFLENRLGIPRVKAAAAACRMEHAIPADIIGKMLALFDRMAQCPLAAPEGNETASRGKKTPACPLAGTWFARDANPGTCNEIRLEARKR
- a CDS encoding Gfo/Idh/MocA family oxidoreductase, coding for MGNEHNPGLTRRDFAKVSAAAGFAILSGTAQAAKDKSNRDTLKVGLLGCGNRGTGAAINMLEGKNNVKLIAMADLFEDRLKHSRRQISEHKNPEVKNRCQVKDDLCFIGFDAYEKILKTDIDILIEGTLPYCRPKHIAAAVEAKKHIFTEKPVAVDPDGIRVVLAAAEKAAELKLSIVAGTQRRHQKEYIETIKRIHDGAIGDVLALRAYWCGGLPFAYDRKPGWSDLEYRIRNWYGQCWVAGDNIVEQHVHNLDICNWVMNAHPIRVFASGGRTWKPKEEKYGDIYDHFDCDFEYENGVHMTSFSRHWQKCADGVFEDVVGTKGRSNCTSIGDWKPEGGENPYIQEHIDLVKSITGEGPYLNEGVQVAESTMTAIMGRMSAYTGQVQVWGKALKTDLKLVPEVLDFSKPYPLGPVPAPGGMA
- a CDS encoding fumarylacetoacetate hydrolase family protein, which gives rise to MRIAHIELFDGSAVYAVQQTDGRLARAEGNPMTGGLVATREMVEPKRWLPPIEPRAILCIGRNYAEHAAEGGAPPPEFPILFMKNPNAAIGHEAPIRLPRVCGDEVDYEGELVVVLKKAALNVPRNAALSYVLGYTIGHDVSARVWQQHKGGSQWCRGKSFDTFAPMGPVLVTADEIPDPSGLSIRTTVNGREVQKSTTDKMIFDVPALISFLSQDTTLLPGTVIMTGTPEGVGWARAPKLTLRPGDRVSVEIGRIGCLSNPVMAA
- a CDS encoding TIM barrel protein, translated to MNRRNFMTACGATAGAAAFFKSMAAIGAVPGDKPFAKAKLRMSAPLDWFPGANPPEKIKAAAQWGLPAYEWLGAGGDADALRAAAEECGMELSCTGGCGRIGPGTMVKKEDHDEVVKHFKERVAFAKKAKCRHLVGLSGNTRTDVSVEEQTENVIKCLKRLAPIAEDNDVLLCCEALNPLVDHKGYFLTRTDQTMAILKEVNSPNVKMLFDIYHQQITEGNVIRNFTENIANIGHFHVADNPGRKEPGTGELNYKIIFRKIAETGYKDFVALECGHSTKNYEDTLNATLACLDF